CAATGAAAAATCAACGCGAACAGGCATCTAACAATTTTCATATACCCATCCTACCCGATTCAAATGAGATTAATAATATTTACGAAGCTAGAAAAATCGTTATGATGGAGAATTCAAAATAGTTCATTACATTTTAAGATTAGATCAGATGCAACCGTATATCCCCGGCATGGCCCGGGGATATATTTCGTGAGTCACTTAAAGAGGAATTACTAGGGACCATCATTGTCTTTAAGATCGAATGTCGTTGACGATGAGGACAAAAGGCGTTCCCAAACGAATAACTTTGGATTGCCTGATTCACCTGGAAGAGTCAGAACACTTTCCGGGACCTCGCCAGAGACGTTTCCTGGCTTAAGCGCAGGCAATTAGACCCTTCTAGAGGCAGGTAGCCACCGGTAGAGAGTTGGAACAGAGATGCCGAGGTTCTTTGAGACATCTTTAGGTGGCATACCAGTAGCCAAGAGTTTTTTTGCGGATTCGATCTTGCCGTCAGACATCTTCCGCTTCCGACCTCCCACCCTTCCAAGCTTCCTCGCAACCTCCAGTCCTGCCTTTGTCCTCTCCCCAATCAATTCACGTTCCATCTGAGCCATACTGGCCATGACATTAAAGAAGAACCTCCCTGCAACAGTGGAAGTATCAATCTGATCAGTGATGCTTTGGAAGTGGACCTTTCGATTTGCCAGTTCTTCCACCAGATCGACTAAGCCCTTCACGCTACGACCTAGCCGATCTAACTTCCAGACAACAAGGACATCACCTTCCCTCAGATGGGAGAGTGCGTCTATTAGACCTGGCCTATCAGCCCGGGCCCCTGACATGAAATCTTGGAAGACCTTTTCACACCCGGCCTTTGCTAAGGCATCTTCCTGTAGATCCAAGTGCTGATCCTGGGTTGAAACTCTCGCATAGCCAATCCGCATGTGATCTCCGATTCTCGAAACTCATCCAAGTATATGTAATCGAGAATTGAGAATCAAGAATGGTTTTCGAGAATGCTATTTCCTTGATAACTGGTATCCCTCGTTTTAGGTATTTGGGCTCTCAAATACCTTGGTTTTCAAGAAGAGATCTGTGGATTCTAACGACTTGTCGAGCATCGTAATTGCTCAAAAGGGCGTCCACTAGGAGTCTGGGGACGTTTGTGAAATCTGCCGGAAAGATGTTTGATGACGAATTGCTTCCTGTGGCTTGGTTGATGTGATATGACGGAACATGAATTGGCTATTCGAGCGTCTTCATTGGGAAGTAGGATCTAGCAAGTTCTACAGGCGATCACATGCCCGATCAATCATTCAGCCCTAAGAATCTGTTGGCGATGCTTAAGAAGGCCGATTTCCGATCCGTGCCGAGTCTTACTTGGGCGGCCTATCGGAAGTTATGCGTTGAGGAAGCTATTCAATCTTCCACCAGCAGATTCAATGGAGTTAACCCCATAACTAGATTTCATCTTAAGAAGAAATCAGCTTATCGAATTAATAATATTGGCAATATGCTTGTCATCAGAAAGTTGAATTACAATTTAATAAATATATTTAATATAAAATATGCATGTCGTTCCACTATAATTTCAAATTTAATACATTTTATAAAAGAAGGTATTCCTTATCGTATATACAGATTGGATGTATCACAATTTTATGAATCATTTGACCATTTAGATATTAAAAATAGAATATCAAGCTGTAAAAAAATCAATCCAATTACAAAAAATCTGACATTTGCATTTTTAGACTATTCCCTTGGTGCTGGTTCGGCGGGTTTGCCCCGAGGTATTTCGTTGAGCTCTACTATATCTGAGATGATGATGGAGGACTTTGACAAAGAAATTAGGTCATGCAAATCAATATATTTTTATTCTAGATATGTTGATGATATTGTTATAATTACAAATGCATCGGAAGAAAGAGAAGATTTTATAAATTTTGTTCAAAACATACTACCACATGGTTTGCGTTTAAATCCAAAGAAGCAACAAGTTTGTGAAGCACTTCAAGTTGCTCCACAAAAAACATCAAAGCGTCCTTTGATTAAACGTATAATATGTACGTTTGATTATTTAGGCTATCAATTTACCATTTCTGACCCAGCGAGAGCAGACATTGATACAGAAGACAAATACAGAAATGTTGTTGTTGATATTTCAAATAATAAAATAAATAAAATAAAGACAAGAATAGCGCGATCAGTTCGAGACTATTTAGTTAACCCTAAAAGAGATGAAAAACTGTTGATTGATCGCATTAAATATCTAACCAGTAATTTTTATATTTTTAATAAAAATTCAGGGATGCGCAACCTGGCGGGTATATATTATGGTTTTCCGGCTTTGAGTAAAAATGCAAGCGGTCTATTAATTTTGGATGCATTTTTAAGAAATTTAATACTTTCCAGATCTATTAGAATATATATTGGTTCATTGCGTATTATTGATTCGAATTTAAAACGTAAATTACTATCTCATAAATTTTGCCTTGGCTTTGAGATGCGTAGATTTATTTACTTTGCTCCCAAACGTATGCAAGAAATCCAGGAGTGTTGGAAATATGAGTAGAAGAGGAAATAAGCGAAAAATTAAACGCAGTGATTACACGCGTGTAATCTTAACAGAGACGTTACCATTTGAAACGCCAGTTATATTTTCAAACGATGGACTATATGGACAAATTAATGACTTGAACTCGGCTTCACTTCTTCGCCAAAATTTATTAAAAGCACTTATATTTGGAGAAGGAGAAGGAGATAGATCAAGGCCGACTGTGCCACATATTTTTAAAATTAAAAAAAATTCGACTGAATTTAGAAGATTAGCCTTGGTTCACCCAAGATCTCAATGGATTATCAAAGAATTCTATCAAAAATATGAAACACTTATGTTGTATCACTGTGCGCACAGTCCAGCTTCAATTCGTTCACCTGAAAAAATTGCTAGTGCTTTTTTCATGCGCAGTGACATGGAGAACCTTCACCAATACAAAACTGGTCATGTTGGACTGCAAAAGATCGATGAAATAACTAAACATGTCCCAAGCTTCTTCTCTTATCGCGGATTTGATAGATTATATAAATTTTTTGAATCTAGAGATTATTTTTTATTAGAGAAAAAATATTCATTCTTTCAGTCTCTTGATGTTTCAAAATGTTTTGACAGTATATATACACATGTTATGTCGTGGTCTGTTAAGGATAAAGAATTTACAAAAAAACATGTTACTGTTGAATCAACATTTGCACAAGAATTTGATTGGGTGATGCGCCATTGCAATCACAATGAAACCAATGGCATTGTGATAGGTCCAGAAATAAGCCGGATATTTTCAGAAATTATATTTCAAAAAATTGACTTACTTACTATAAAAAAAATAAAAGAAAAGAAGGGGATGATTTACGGTGAGCACTATGAATTTAGAAGGTATGTAGATGATGTTTACATTTTTTCCAACAAGCAATTAGATTGCAAGATCGTATATGATGTATATTCAGATGTGTTGACAGAATTTAATCTTAGATCGAATTCTTCAAAATCTATTTTGCTTTCACGCCCATTTATTACGAACAAATCAAGATTAATACATGAAATAGGTATTGAAGTTGATGATTTTATTGATAAATTCCTAGAGTCAAGTGAAGATGGGAAATATCTAATTCCAAAGCGCATAAATTCTGTTTGGAAATTAACACAAAAACACATAGAAGTAATAAAATCGACTTGCTCTTATAATGATATTAATTATGATGGTGTTTCCGGTTATTTGATTGGCGTTTTTGAACAAAGAATTAAAAAAATAGTGTCAATATCAAAATTTGATAACTCAGATCATTCGCAGATGATTTATAGGGATGCAATTTTTGTTTTACTTGATATAATGTTCTTTCTTTATCAAATTTCGCCATCTGTGAGCGCGTCATACAAAATTTGCACGTCAATCATTTTGTTAATAAGATTCTCTAGAAAATTTTTACCTGAATACAAAGATAATATTGCACAGCGAATATATGAACTGTCTGGAGATCTTTTGTCACGTAGTAAGAATGACGAAATTGATCATGTAGAAGGGTTTTTGCCATTAGAAGTTTTAAATATTATATTGGGCATAAGGGAGCTTGGGCCTGGTTTTTTGTTACCATGCGATATTCTGGAAAAAGTATTTATTAATCAAAAATCAATATCATATTTTGATGCCATAAGCTGTTTATTTTACATTAGAAATGATGCTGAATACAAAACATTGAAAGATAAGGTTATTTTTGCAATCAATGAAAAGCTTATGAATCTAAAAGATATTAGAGTTAATGCTGAGAAAGCCTATCTATTACTCGATATGCTTGGTTGTCCTTATGTATCTCGACGAAAGAAGACGATTTGGTTGAATCGGGCCTGTAAGGCCTTAGACGTTGTAATCCCGGGCCCCTCAGTCGAAGCCCTCTTTTTCGATGAAGAAGATAAATGGCATGCTCACATCGACTGGGCGGAAGTGGATCTTCTCAACGTGCTGGAAAAGAAACTATTGAAACAAGTTTATTGACAGGATATTGTCATTGCGGAAGGTGGCAAAGATCCCTCTTCGGATGACCTTTTGGTCATCCGCTTCTCTGGGTGAATGGCAGGAAAGGGTTTAAATCTGATCCTTGAGTGCTGGAAACCCATGAGCACCGAGATTCGTCTCGTTGCACACACTTTGCGGAGATTGTCACCTTCCACCTGTTTAGCGAGAAAGGCCTGCCGAGAGACAATCTCGACGAAAGTAGTTATGGACTTTCCATTCTTATTTTCTGATCCCTGAGAGTCGGCAATACTCTTCAGTTAGCATGTGAATTCCAATAGACAAAAGGCTCTGGATTGCTCCAGAGCCTTTTGATATTCATACAATCTATTTCTTATTCTTACGAAATTTCTCTAATGCCCTCAAAGCATTTGGATTTCCTTTACGAGCTGAGGTCTTGGTGAAACCAAGGGCAGATTTCCCAAAGTTCTTTTGGTAAGCAGAGATGATATCTGTGACTTCGCTGTGGAACTCCCTGCTATTTACAACGGTTAAGAAGGCTTCCACCATTTCAATTGGACTGCCCTTGAATCTCTTACAGATGCTCTTGGCTACCGCTTCTACTGTCTTTTCAGCTTTCCCAGCCCTCTGGCCGGTCCTCTGACTCTTTACAGGCCGAATCTCCTTCATCATGGTCAGAGCCTGGAAGTATTCAATCCCTGCTTTGTCCAATGCCTCTAGGAAGCTCACGTAGTTTTTCTCAAGCTTCCCATACAGAATAAAGGCTTGTTTGAAATCAGGCTTGTCTTCAGCTTCTTTAAAGATTCGACTCATCACGGAAGCAGGAACAGAAGCCCTACCGAGCTTGTATTCCGCTTTGTTTTCCTTTCCAGTCCCCTTTTCATAGGTGAAGGGATTCTTGGTAGGAGTAGCCATGTTCATTACCTCTGGGTTAGTGGCTGGTTCATCAGCCAAGGTTGGTAGGAGAGTAGCAGGTGATTCTGAAGGGATGATTATAAATTTGTCCCTCTTCTTTCTGAACGGCCCTGTAAGGCCAGTCTTGATATCTTTGAAGATACTATTCATAACTCAATTCCTCTCACCACGCAACATATAAATGTAAAAATTTAGATCAATCAACCATCATTCTTACATTATAAATCTACAAGCACTCAACATCCAGTCAACCTCTTTTTTAAAATAAATTTAACCATATTGCTACGGTTACATGTTTTATCTATATGAACTTGTTGTGATTTTCTATTTCAGAGGATGCTAGTAGCGAAATCCTTATGCACGCTCCGCTCTCCGACTTTTACCTAGAGTTCAGTGGGGCTCCATCCGATATGTAGGTGGAGAACGGGTGTGAAACTAATGAACCAGAGGCAATTAAAGGAATACTTTATTACTATTCGCGGCAAAAAACTATCAAGTGAAGCTTTAACAGCTTGCTTAATAAAAGGAATGCCATATACAATTATTGGCAAAAGAAAGCACTTCAACCCAATTTCAGTTGTAGATTGGCTAGAAAAGCAAGAAACAGTATCTAAATATTATATTACTAACAAATCAAGACAAATAAGAAGAGGTTGAAATGTCTCGACACAAAAACATATATCTTCGTGGTTCCGTATATTATTATCGCTTCGTTGTTAATGAGATGTTGTACCATAACTCAACACACTGTAAGGATATCGAATCCGCTATTCAAGTATACGAACAGATCTACAAAGAAACTATATTAGGTAATGTTGGCATTAAAAAAATTCCTACTTTTAATTTCATTAAGGACAAGTGGCTTGAGAAGCATTGCCACTATTCAGATACGCACATTCGAACGGCTAAAATTTTTTACGATAAACACATTTGCCCAGTTTTTGGCAATAAATCTCTAAATCGTATTGACACAGAAATCATATCTGATCTAGTAAATGATTTTCTAAAAACACACTCTAAAGGAAGTACCAATTCATTAATAAAATACATTAATATTGTATTCAATTATGCTATAGAATTAGAATATATTAAAATCAAACCATACAAAATTAAAAGGCAGAAGCCAGACAAGAAGCCAAAACAATTAGTGCATATTGACGAAATTAAATCATTTATTGATTTTTGCTATAAAAACCACAAAAGCAAACAAACTCCATTAATGATTACATTAGGTTTACTTACAGGAATGCGAGAAGGTGAAATTTTAGGTGCTGAATGGTCTTGGTTCAACGAATTAGAGCAAACCCTTACTGTTCATAAATCTAAGACTGGTGGTTTCAGAAAGATATTTCTAGATAACTACCTGTTCAATAAAATAAAAACATATAAGGCAGAATCAGCTAACTCCCTGCCCACACCGATTCTCATGTTTCCAGCTAGAGACAAAGGCCAGCATCCCAGAAGCTTTATCACTTGGGCACTTAGGAAGCTTTCAAAGAAATACGGCATGACTGGTAAGTTCTCTGCGCACTCTCTGCGTCACTCGTACATATCTAATCAACATGCCAGCGGAACAGCCCTGGCAGACATTCAAGAAATCGTCGGACATGAAAACCTAGAGACTACGGCTGGGTACATCCATGCAAATGTCAAAAGACAGAAGGAAGCACAAGACAGACTTTCCAAGCTTGCTAACCTTGCATGAACACACCAGACAAAGACACTTGCAGATCTGAACACACCTTGTCTCCCGTCCAGCCTTAATACTTGAAAACAAAGGTGCTAACTTAGGCGATCATATTCCACGGAGGTAAGTGATGTTCACGAACCAGCTGCTGCACCAGCTCCTCGTCGCTGCCGTCTTCTCTGCCCTGGGTCTCGTCATTCTGGGTGTGGTGTGGCTGATCCTCATCAAGGTGCTGCCCTTCTCGCTCCGCAAGGAGATGGAGGATGACCAGAACACGGCCCTGGGCATCGTCCTGGGCTGCCTCATCCTCGGCATCAGCATCATCATCGCCGCCGCAATTCATGGGTGATAGGCCACAGATGAACACGGATGAACACGGATTGGATGCCGTGTGTGAAGCCGTGATCGGGGCGGCATTCCAGGTGAGCAACACCTTGGGGGCAGGATTCCTAGAAAAGGTCTATGAGAACGCTCTCGCTCATGAACTGAGGAAATCGGGGCTCCCCGTGGCGCAGCAATACCCGATCAAGGTGATGTATGACGGGGTGGTCGCAGGAGAATATGTCGCAGACCTGTTGGTGGCGGGCTCCATCCTTGTGGAACTGAAATGTGTCAAAGCCATCGAGGATATTCACCTTGCTCAGTGCATCAACTATCTACGTGCAACGGGTCTCAGGCGCGGTCTGATCCTCAACTTCCAATTTCCCAAAGTCGGCATCAAGCGAGTCTCTCTATGACCCATCCGTGTTTATCCGTGTTCATCCGTGGCTAATTCGGTTCTTAACAATCCCGCACCCCAGCCCACGCTCAAGGCGCCGCTGCTCTTCATCAGCGTGCTGCTCATCGCCTCCTGCGGGCTGATCTACGAGCTGGTGGCGGGGACGCTTTCCAGCTACCTGCTGGGGGATTCGGTCACGCAGTTCTCCACGGTCATCGGCGTCTACCTCAGCGCCATGGGCCTGGGCTCCTGGCTGTCGAAGTTCCTGCAGCGCGGTCTGGCCCGACGCTTCGTGGATCTGGAATTGGCCGTGGCCCTGGTAGGTGGTTTCTCGGCCCCCATCCTCTTCCAGGCCTTCGCCCACACCCATGCCTTCCGGGTGGTGCTCTATGGCGAGGTGATGGCCGTGGGCACGTTGGTGGGCCTGGAGATCCCCATCCTCATGCGCATCCTGCAGGACCAGGTGCGTTTCAAGGATCTGATCGCGGGCGTGCTTACCCTCGACTACATCGGCGCCCTGTTCGCCTCGCTGCTCTTCCCCCTGCTGCTCATGCCCAAGCTGGGCCTGGTGCGCACCAGCCTGCTCTTCGGCCTCCTGAACGCCGCCGTGGGGCTCTGGTCCACCCATCTGCTGCAGTCCCAGCTGGGCCCCACGCGCATGATCCGCCTGCGCTGTGCGGTGGTGATGGCATTGCTGGCTGTGGGCCTGGTATTCGCCGGGAAATTCACTCTGGCCGTGGAAGAGGAGATCTTCGCGGACGAGATCGTCTACGCCAAGGACAGCGCCTATCAGCGCATCGTGCTCACCCGCGGCCGGGGCAGCTTTCAGCTCTTCCTCAACGGCAATCTGCAGTTCTCCAGCGCCGATGAATACCGCTACCACGAGGCCCTGGTGCATCCTGCCTTCGGCCTGCGCCCGGAGGCGAAGCGCGTGCTGATCTGCGGCGGCGGCGATGGCCTGGCCGTGCGCGAAGTTCTGAAGCATCCCTCCGTGCAGGAGGTCGTGCTGGTGGATCTCGATCCAGCCATGACCGACATGGCCCGCAAGCAGCCCATGGTACGCCAGCTCAACGGCGCCGCCCTGGAGGATCCCCGGGTGAAGGTGGTGAACGCCGACGCCATGGTGTGGCTGCAGGAAGCCACCGCCGCGCCCTTCGACCTCGCCTACGTGGATTTCCCCGATCCCAACACCTACGCCCTGGGCAAGCTCTACACGTCGCGCTTCTACCGTCTCCTGCAGCGCCGCCTGACGGAGGACGCCATGATCACGGTGCAGAGCACGTCGCCCCTCATGGCGCGGCAATCGTTCTGGTGCATCGCCGCCACCATGGAGTCGTCCGGCCTGAAGGTGCGCCCCTACCACCTGGCCGTGCCCTCCTTCGGCGTCTGGGGTTTCGCCTTGGCTTCGAAACGCGATTTCGACGTGCCCACCCATGTGCTGCCGGGCCTTCGCCACCTCTCCGATGAAGCCACCACGGCCATGTTCGCCTTCCCCAAAGACATGGACCGCGTCCCCACGGAAGTGAACCGCCTGGACAACCAGGTGCTGGTGCACCTCTACGCCCGGGAATGGCGGCGATGGTCGTGAGTCCAAAGAGAAAGATGGGGTCCACGGATTTCACAGATTCCACAGATGAACACGATCGCTTCTTCAAGCCCATCAGGACCCAATCCCCCATGCGGAACCAGCAGATCAAGCGACGACTCCTGCATCTGAATCTGTGTGAATCAGTGGAATCTGTGGATCCATCCTTTTTTTCATCGGCACCATCTGTGGTTTCAAATTTCGCCCATCGGCTTCAGGCTTTGCCATGAGGCGCCGCGACTTCCTTGCATCGGCGGCCCTTTCTGCGGTTCCCCTCGCCTGCCGCCGCAAGCCCGAGTTTCCCTTCTCAGGCGAGCTGGTAGGCCCGGATCTGCCCCTGGGCCACTGGGTGCGGGGTGGCGCCTTTGCGGAGCCCAAACAGTTCGAGCCCATCTCCGTGCTCGTGGTGGGCGGCGGCGTGGCAGGCCTCAGCGCGGGCTGGCGGCTGGCGGGCGCGGGCTTCGAGGATTTCAAGGTGCTGGAGCTGGAGCGCGATCCCGGTGGAACGTCGCGCTCGGGCCGCAACCACGTGAGCCCTTTTCCCTGGGCCGCCCACTACCTGCCCGTGCCGGATCGCGGCAATCACGCCGTGCTGCGCCTGCTCGATGAGTGCGGCGTGCTGGAAGGTTTCAATGCCAAGGGCGATCCCCGCTTCGCGGAAGAGGCCACCGTGCGCGCGCCCGAAGAGCGCATCTTCGCCTTCGGCCAGTGGTGGGAGGGCCTCTACCTGCGCGCCGGGGCCAGCGCCGAGGACGAGCGCCAATACCACGCCTTCTTTGCAGAAGTGGATCGCTGGGCCGCCTTCCGGGATGCCCAGGGCCGCCCGGCCTTCAGCATTCCGCGCTCCCGCTGTTCCGATGCCCCCGAGGCCCGGGCCCTCGATGGCCTCTCCATGGCGGCGTGGCTGGATGCCCGTGGGCTCACCTCGCCGCGCCTGCGCTGGCTGCTGGACTACGCCTGCCGTGACGACTATGGCTCCCGCCTCGACACCACCAGCGCCTGGGCTGGGCTCTTCTATTTCGCCGCTCGCAAACAGGGGCCCGGCGAGGATTCGCGCCCCCTGCTCACTTGGCCCCAGGGCAACGGCTTCCTGGTGGAGCATCTGCGCCGGGCCTGCGGCGAGCGCCTCCACTGCGGCACCCTGGCCACTGCCATCCGTCAGGAGGGAAATGATCTCCTGGTCACCGCCTGGGACAACCTCCAGCAGCGGCGCCTCGGGTGGCGCGCCAAGCGGGTGATCTTCGCGGGCCCCCAGCATGCGGCCCGGCACGTGATCGAAGGCCTTGAGGCGGCGCGCCCCGCTTCGACCCGCATCCACAACGCGCCCTGGCTGGTGGCCAACCTCACCCTCCGCGCCCGCCCTGCGGAACCGGCCTTCCCGCTGGCCTGGGACAACGTGCTGCGCGACAGCGAGGCTTTGGGCTACGTGGTGGCCACCCATCAAAGCCTGCGCGACTACGGGCCTAGCGTTTGGACCTGGTACCGGCCTTTCGCCGGTCCGGATTGCGAGGCCGAGCGCGCCCGTTTGCGGGCCATGGATTGGGCCGCCTGCGCGCGCATGGTCATGGCGGATCTGCGCCCCGCCCATCCCGATCTGGAAGGCCTGGTGGCGCGTCTCGACGTCATGCGCTGGGGCCACGCCATGGTGCGGCCGGCACCAGGCCTGCTGTGGGATCCCGCCTTCCTGGCTCTGAGCCAGCCCTTCGGCGGCATCCATTTCGCCCACACAGAACTGAGCGGCGTGGCGCTCTTCGAGGAGGCCCAGGATCACGGCATCCGCGCCGCGGAGGAAGTGCTCTCAGCGCTGGGTCGGCCCGGGGGCAGCTGGCGCTAGGTTCTGCGGGCGCTCCTCCAGCGTGGGCTCGCCCTTGGCGGGAATGCGAACCAGCCAGAGCCGGTCATAGGTGTCCAGCGACCAGTAGGGAATGGGGCCTTTCACGCCGAGGCCACGCACCAGCTTCTTCATGAGGTCGTGGTGCCAGCAGATGATGACGGTGCGGCCGC
This sequence is a window from Geothrix sp. PMB-07. Protein-coding genes within it:
- the drt3b gene encoding antiviral reverse transcriptase Drt3b, whose amino-acid sequence is MSRRGNKRKIKRSDYTRVILTETLPFETPVIFSNDGLYGQINDLNSASLLRQNLLKALIFGEGEGDRSRPTVPHIFKIKKNSTEFRRLALVHPRSQWIIKEFYQKYETLMLYHCAHSPASIRSPEKIASAFFMRSDMENLHQYKTGHVGLQKIDEITKHVPSFFSYRGFDRLYKFFESRDYFLLEKKYSFFQSLDVSKCFDSIYTHVMSWSVKDKEFTKKHVTVESTFAQEFDWVMRHCNHNETNGIVIGPEISRIFSEIIFQKIDLLTIKKIKEKKGMIYGEHYEFRRYVDDVYIFSNKQLDCKIVYDVYSDVLTEFNLRSNSSKSILLSRPFITNKSRLIHEIGIEVDDFIDKFLESSEDGKYLIPKRINSVWKLTQKHIEVIKSTCSYNDINYDGVSGYLIGVFEQRIKKIVSISKFDNSDHSQMIYRDAIFVLLDIMFFLYQISPSVSASYKICTSIILLIRFSRKFLPEYKDNIAQRIYELSGDLLSRSKNDEIDHVEGFLPLEVLNIILGIRELGPGFLLPCDILEKVFINQKSISYFDAISCLFYIRNDAEYKTLKDKVIFAINEKLMNLKDIRVNAEKAYLLLDMLGCPYVSRRKKTIWLNRACKALDVVIPGPSVEALFFDEEDKWHAHIDWAEVDLLNVLEKKLLKQVY
- a CDS encoding GxxExxY protein, producing the protein MNTDEHGLDAVCEAVIGAAFQVSNTLGAGFLEKVYENALAHELRKSGLPVAQQYPIKVMYDGVVAGEYVADLLVAGSILVELKCVKAIEDIHLAQCINYLRATGLRRGLILNFQFPKVGIKRVSL
- a CDS encoding recombinase family protein → MRIGYARVSTQDQHLDLQEDALAKAGCEKVFQDFMSGARADRPGLIDALSHLREGDVLVVWKLDRLGRSVKGLVDLVEELANRKVHFQSITDQIDTSTVAGRFFFNVMASMAQMERELIGERTKAGLEVARKLGRVGGRKRKMSDGKIESAKKLLATGMPPKDVSKNLGISVPTLYRWLPASRRV
- the drt3a gene encoding antiviral reverse transcriptase Drt3a, producing MPDQSFSPKNLLAMLKKADFRSVPSLTWAAYRKLCVEEAIQSSTSRFNGVNPITRFHLKKKSAYRINNIGNMLVIRKLNYNLINIFNIKYACRSTIISNLIHFIKEGIPYRIYRLDVSQFYESFDHLDIKNRISSCKKINPITKNLTFAFLDYSLGAGSAGLPRGISLSSTISEMMMEDFDKEIRSCKSIYFYSRYVDDIVIITNASEEREDFINFVQNILPHGLRLNPKKQQVCEALQVAPQKTSKRPLIKRIICTFDYLGYQFTISDPARADIDTEDKYRNVVVDISNNKINKIKTRIARSVRDYLVNPKRDEKLLIDRIKYLTSNFYIFNKNSGMRNLAGIYYGFPALSKNASGLLILDAFLRNLILSRSIRIYIGSLRIIDSNLKRKLLSHKFCLGFEMRRFIYFAPKRMQEIQECWKYE
- a CDS encoding site-specific integrase, giving the protein MSRHKNIYLRGSVYYYRFVVNEMLYHNSTHCKDIESAIQVYEQIYKETILGNVGIKKIPTFNFIKDKWLEKHCHYSDTHIRTAKIFYDKHICPVFGNKSLNRIDTEIISDLVNDFLKTHSKGSTNSLIKYINIVFNYAIELEYIKIKPYKIKRQKPDKKPKQLVHIDEIKSFIDFCYKNHKSKQTPLMITLGLLTGMREGEILGAEWSWFNELEQTLTVHKSKTGGFRKIFLDNYLFNKIKTYKAESANSLPTPILMFPARDKGQHPRSFITWALRKLSKKYGMTGKFSAHSLRHSYISNQHASGTALADIQEIVGHENLETTAGYIHANVKRQKEAQDRLSKLANLA
- a CDS encoding DUF350 domain-containing protein, encoding MFTNQLLHQLLVAAVFSALGLVILGVVWLILIKVLPFSLRKEMEDDQNTALGIVLGCLILGISIIIAAAIHG
- a CDS encoding FAD-dependent oxidoreductase, whose product is MRRRDFLASAALSAVPLACRRKPEFPFSGELVGPDLPLGHWVRGGAFAEPKQFEPISVLVVGGGVAGLSAGWRLAGAGFEDFKVLELERDPGGTSRSGRNHVSPFPWAAHYLPVPDRGNHAVLRLLDECGVLEGFNAKGDPRFAEEATVRAPEERIFAFGQWWEGLYLRAGASAEDERQYHAFFAEVDRWAAFRDAQGRPAFSIPRSRCSDAPEARALDGLSMAAWLDARGLTSPRLRWLLDYACRDDYGSRLDTTSAWAGLFYFAARKQGPGEDSRPLLTWPQGNGFLVEHLRRACGERLHCGTLATAIRQEGNDLLVTAWDNLQQRRLGWRAKRVIFAGPQHAARHVIEGLEAARPASTRIHNAPWLVANLTLRARPAEPAFPLAWDNVLRDSEALGYVVATHQSLRDYGPSVWTWYRPFAGPDCEAERARLRAMDWAACARMVMADLRPAHPDLEGLVARLDVMRWGHAMVRPAPGLLWDPAFLALSQPFGGIHFAHTELSGVALFEEAQDHGIRAAEEVLSALGRPGGSWR
- a CDS encoding polyamine aminopropyltransferase, with the protein product MANSVLNNPAPQPTLKAPLLFISVLLIASCGLIYELVAGTLSSYLLGDSVTQFSTVIGVYLSAMGLGSWLSKFLQRGLARRFVDLELAVALVGGFSAPILFQAFAHTHAFRVVLYGEVMAVGTLVGLEIPILMRILQDQVRFKDLIAGVLTLDYIGALFASLLFPLLLMPKLGLVRTSLLFGLLNAAVGLWSTHLLQSQLGPTRMIRLRCAVVMALLAVGLVFAGKFTLAVEEEIFADEIVYAKDSAYQRIVLTRGRGSFQLFLNGNLQFSSADEYRYHEALVHPAFGLRPEAKRVLICGGGDGLAVREVLKHPSVQEVVLVDLDPAMTDMARKQPMVRQLNGAALEDPRVKVVNADAMVWLQEATAAPFDLAYVDFPDPNTYALGKLYTSRFYRLLQRRLTEDAMITVQSTSPLMARQSFWCIAATMESSGLKVRPYHLAVPSFGVWGFALASKRDFDVPTHVLPGLRHLSDEATTAMFAFPKDMDRVPTEVNRLDNQVLVHLYAREWRRWS